A region of Actinobacillus porcitonsillarum DNA encodes the following proteins:
- a CDS encoding HlyC/CorC family transporter, giving the protein MDSIPLSSLFITLAILLLLSAFFSGSETGLMSLNRYKMKHLAEQGHKGARLAEKLLEKTDVLLSFILICNNLVNIAASAIATMIGMRIAGDAGVAAATGILTFVMLVFSEILPKTIAAIYPERIGFFVSYILTPLKKLFLPLVFLMNLIINALMKLLHIRKDENTGLSAEELRGVVLEAGKFIPTEHQDMLISILDMEKVTVDDIMVPRNDIGGIDIDDDWKAIMRQLTGAAHARVVIYKGNMDKNVLGMLRVREAFRLMLEKNEFTKEMLVRAVDEVYFIPEGTPLTTQLMNFKTNKERIGLVVDEYGDIKGLVTLEDILEEIVGEFTTSTAPTLEEEVKPQSDGSVIIEGSANLRDLNKLFGWQLPLDEVRTFNGLILEHLEKIPDEDTQFELYNLKVTILEVADNMVKQAKVEPIILEQ; this is encoded by the coding sequence TTGGACAGTATCCCCCTGAGTAGTTTATTTATTACTTTAGCGATTCTTCTACTTTTATCTGCTTTCTTCTCCGGCTCTGAAACAGGGCTGATGTCTTTAAACCGTTACAAAATGAAGCACCTTGCCGAACAAGGGCATAAAGGTGCTCGACTTGCGGAAAAACTGCTTGAAAAAACCGATGTATTACTAAGCTTCATTCTCATCTGTAATAACTTGGTTAATATCGCCGCTTCAGCGATTGCCACCATGATCGGTATGCGTATTGCCGGCGATGCCGGTGTGGCAGCGGCAACGGGTATCTTAACTTTTGTGATGTTAGTTTTCTCTGAAATTTTGCCAAAAACCATAGCAGCCATTTACCCGGAACGCATCGGCTTTTTTGTCAGCTATATTCTTACACCGCTCAAAAAATTATTCTTACCGCTCGTCTTTTTGATGAATTTAATCATCAATGCGTTAATGAAGTTGCTGCATATTCGTAAAGATGAAAACACGGGATTAAGCGCAGAAGAATTAAGAGGCGTAGTATTAGAAGCCGGCAAATTTATCCCAACCGAGCACCAAGATATGCTGATTTCTATCCTTGATATGGAAAAAGTCACGGTGGATGACATTATGGTACCTCGCAATGATATTGGCGGAATTGATATTGATGACGACTGGAAAGCCATTATGCGCCAACTCACCGGTGCGGCACACGCCCGTGTTGTGATTTATAAAGGCAATATGGATAAAAACGTCCTCGGTATGCTCCGTGTACGAGAAGCGTTCCGATTGATGCTAGAAAAAAATGAATTCACCAAAGAAATGCTTGTGAGAGCGGTTGATGAAGTCTATTTTATTCCCGAAGGCACGCCATTGACTACGCAGTTGATGAATTTTAAAACCAATAAAGAACGCATCGGCTTAGTCGTAGATGAATACGGCGATATTAAAGGCTTGGTCACACTCGAAGATATTTTAGAAGAAATTGTCGGAGAATTTACCACCTCAACGGCACCAACGTTAGAGGAAGAAGTGAAGCCCCAATCAGACGGTTCAGTCATTATTGAAGGCTCAGCAAATCTGCGAGATTTGAACAAACTCTTCGGCTGGCAATTGCCTCTGGATGAAGTTCGTACCTTCAACGGTTTAATTCTAGAGCACCTTGAAAAAATCCCCGATGAAGACACGCAATTTGAACTATATAACCTAAAAGTGACCATTCTAGAAGTGGCGGACAATATGGTTAAACAGGCAAAAGTTGAGCCGATTATTTTAGAGCAATAA
- the yceD gene encoding 23S rRNA accumulation protein YceD, translating into MQKVKLPLTIDPYKDAQRRMDYEGYISASLLSRLGESVSNVLSDAQVTLSLYIDPQKLTVIKGTATVDVELECQRCGNPFTQTLDCTFCFSPVSNMNQADDLPEIYEPIETNEFGEVNLLDMIEDEFIIELPLVPMHNAEHCEVSTQEQVFGELPEELAKKPNPFAVLANLKKN; encoded by the coding sequence ATGCAAAAGGTAAAACTACCCCTAACTATTGACCCATATAAAGACGCACAGCGTCGAATGGATTACGAAGGCTACATTTCTGCTAGTCTCCTTAGTCGTTTGGGTGAATCTGTTAGTAACGTGCTAAGCGATGCACAAGTTACTCTCTCGTTATACATCGATCCACAAAAACTGACTGTGATTAAAGGCACAGCCACTGTTGATGTGGAACTTGAATGCCAACGATGCGGTAACCCATTTACGCAAACGCTCGACTGCACATTTTGTTTCAGTCCAGTGTCAAATATGAATCAGGCGGACGATTTGCCCGAGATTTATGAGCCAATCGAAACTAACGAATTTGGCGAAGTAAATTTACTAGATATGATTGAAGATGAATTTATCATTGAATTACCTCTAGTCCCGATGCATAACGCTGAACACTGTGAAGTGTCCACGCAGGAACAGGTTTTTGGCGAATTGCCCGAAGAACTGGCGAAAAAACCGAACCCGTTCGCTGTATTAGCTAATTTAAAAAAGAACTAA
- a CDS encoding cytochrome C assembly family protein has product MLFAILTIIAYSGALLWVVPTLVNLENQTNSDKKPNIKAVFSIGLLAVVLHLFSLSREFFLSEGQNFTLANVNALMSLLLSAVATLALPKWRTLWFPLMVVYTYGICSVAVTLISTGHFTKNLSENAGLIFHLGIALFSYALFFLALIYAFQLKWLDHKLKSKKMVFCAMLPPLMTVERHFFTLTLAAQALLTVTLVSGMIYLHNFFAPEQVHKAMFSFAAWIVYNIQLLGQWKLRWRGNRVLVYSILGMLLLSIGYFGSHLI; this is encoded by the coding sequence ATGTTATTTGCCATTCTAACAATTATTGCTTATTCCGGTGCTTTATTATGGGTTGTGCCAACTTTGGTCAATCTTGAAAATCAAACAAACAGCGATAAAAAACCGAATATAAAAGCGGTATTTAGCATCGGGCTGTTGGCAGTTGTTTTACATCTATTCAGTTTATCTCGCGAGTTCTTTTTATCGGAAGGGCAAAATTTTACTTTAGCGAATGTGAATGCTTTGATGAGTTTACTTTTAAGTGCGGTCGCAACATTAGCGCTTCCTAAATGGAGAACATTATGGTTCCCGTTAATGGTGGTTTATACCTATGGTATTTGTAGCGTTGCCGTTACTCTGATTTCAACGGGGCATTTCACCAAAAATCTGTCTGAAAATGCTGGACTGATTTTTCATTTAGGTATCGCACTTTTTTCTTATGCACTTTTCTTCCTTGCTTTGATTTATGCCTTCCAGTTGAAATGGTTAGATCATAAATTGAAGAGTAAGAAAATGGTCTTTTGTGCCATGTTGCCGCCTTTGATGACGGTAGAACGCCACTTTTTCACATTAACACTTGCGGCTCAAGCTCTTCTAACCGTGACCTTAGTCAGCGGAATGATTTATTTACATAACTTTTTTGCACCGGAGCAAGTGCATAAAGCGATGTTCTCTTTTGCCGCTTGGATAGTGTATAACATTCAATTGCTTGGACAATGGAAGTTACGTTGGCGAGGAAATCGTGTGCTGGTTTATTCAATCTTAGGCATGCTTTTATTAAGCATAGGTTATTTTGGTAGCCACCTGATTTAG